A stretch of Haloprofundus halophilus DNA encodes these proteins:
- the gfo6 gene encoding D-xylose 1-dehydrogenase Gfo6, producing MQIHEYFDEFARRDWDTGADGTVRFAVVGVGGFARKAALPALADADYAEATVLVTGSPENAEDAASEHGIERVLTYEEYHDGAATDAYDAVYVVTPNALHPEAIETAAENGKAVLSEKPLAATVEGAERAVTACEDADVPLMVAYRMQFDPAVRRLREFVGEGGIGDALQLHGGFAFDVMGGGRGPDQWRLDADLAGGGALMDVGVYPLNAARYLVDADPVAVTATTRGEGVFADVDEQIAFQLEFPDGVTASFTAGFSGYTRSHLSIRGTEGYVELSDSAFGTEDPRRVTVHRNDVRTTVDGPQTGEIREEFDYFAHAILTDGEIGPDGEEGLRDVQVTTAAYEAAETGERVEIRYS from the coding sequence ATGCAGATTCACGAGTACTTCGACGAGTTCGCACGACGCGATTGGGACACCGGCGCGGACGGAACCGTTCGGTTCGCCGTCGTCGGCGTCGGCGGGTTCGCCCGCAAGGCGGCGCTCCCCGCCCTCGCGGACGCCGACTACGCCGAGGCGACGGTGCTCGTCACCGGGTCGCCCGAGAACGCCGAAGACGCCGCGAGCGAACACGGTATCGAACGCGTCCTCACCTACGAGGAGTACCACGACGGCGCGGCGACCGACGCCTACGACGCCGTCTACGTCGTCACCCCGAACGCGCTCCACCCCGAAGCCATCGAGACGGCGGCGGAGAACGGAAAGGCGGTGCTCTCCGAGAAGCCGCTGGCGGCGACCGTCGAGGGGGCCGAACGCGCCGTCACCGCGTGCGAGGACGCCGACGTGCCGCTGATGGTCGCCTACCGGATGCAGTTCGACCCCGCGGTTCGCCGCCTCCGCGAGTTCGTCGGCGAGGGCGGTATCGGCGACGCGCTCCAGCTGCACGGCGGGTTCGCCTTCGACGTGATGGGCGGCGGTCGCGGCCCCGACCAGTGGCGTCTCGACGCCGACCTCGCGGGCGGCGGCGCGCTGATGGACGTCGGCGTCTATCCGCTGAACGCGGCGCGGTATCTCGTCGACGCCGATCCGGTGGCGGTCACCGCGACGACGCGCGGCGAGGGCGTCTTCGCCGACGTGGACGAGCAGATCGCGTTCCAACTGGAGTTCCCCGACGGCGTCACCGCCTCCTTTACCGCCGGGTTCTCCGGGTACACCAGGAGCCACCTCTCGATTCGGGGGACCGAAGGTTACGTCGAACTGAGCGACTCCGCGTTCGGCACGGAGGACCCGCGACGAGTGACCGTCCACCGAAACGACGTGCGGACGACGGTGGACGGACCCCAGACGGGCGAGATACGCGAGGAGTTCGACTACTTCGCGCACGCGATACTGACCGACGGGGAGATCGGCCCGGACGGAGAGGAGGGGCTGCGGGACGTACAGGTGACGACGGCGGCGTACGAGGCCGCGGAAACCGGCGAACGCGTCGAGATACGGTACTCGTGA
- a CDS encoding DUF4112 domain-containing protein, translating to MDEHSIENAPDSLDEPALRRIRAVATFLDESVRIPGIGYRIGADPILGALPVAGDLVSAGLSIYIIAEAANLGVPLNRLIRMLANVAVDTVVGSVPVLGTLFDAVWKANVKNVEIVEDHLESMAESSGSDGRGRDPVKIEIDEE from the coding sequence ATGGACGAACACTCCATCGAAAACGCGCCGGACTCGCTCGACGAACCCGCCTTGAGACGGATTCGGGCGGTCGCTACCTTCCTCGACGAGTCAGTGAGGATTCCGGGAATCGGGTACCGAATCGGGGCCGACCCCATTCTCGGCGCGCTTCCGGTCGCCGGCGACCTCGTCTCGGCGGGGCTCTCGATCTACATCATCGCGGAGGCGGCGAACCTCGGCGTGCCGCTGAACCGACTCATCCGGATGTTGGCTAACGTCGCCGTCGACACCGTCGTCGGCTCGGTTCCGGTTCTCGGGACGCTGTTCGACGCGGTGTGGAAGGCGAACGTGAAGAACGTCGAGATAGTCGAAGACCACCTCGAATCGATGGCGGAGTCCTCGGGCTCGGACGGTCGTGGGCGCGACCCGGTGAAGATAGAGATCGACGAGGAGTAG
- a CDS encoding acyl-CoA dehydrogenase family protein, translating into MDFELSAEHRMIRDSVREFCEEEIAPIAQEVENEHRFPAEVFEELGELDMMGVPISEEYGGLGGDQLMYALVTEELGRVSGGIGLSYAAHVSLGSKPIEMFGTEAQKERWLTPLASGEAMAAWALTEPGSGSDASDMDTMAVKDGDEYVLNGTKQFITNASVADSVLVKAVTAPGEGYDGISTFIVDPEADDGFEVTTVWDKMGLNCSPTCEISLDDVRVPEDRLLGEEGEGWKQTMKTLDGGRISIAALSTGLAQGAYEAAKQYSGEREQFGQPISKFDAIRDKVVDMYRKTERARLLTHKAAVRYDAGESVTTESALAKLDASEAAREVAEDAVQVLGGYGYTEDFAPQRFYRDAKLMEIGEGTSEIQHLVLGRQLGL; encoded by the coding sequence ATGGACTTCGAACTCTCTGCGGAGCACCGGATGATTCGCGACAGCGTCCGGGAGTTCTGCGAGGAGGAGATCGCCCCCATCGCCCAGGAGGTCGAGAACGAGCACCGCTTCCCCGCGGAGGTGTTCGAGGAGCTCGGCGAACTCGACATGATGGGCGTCCCCATCTCCGAGGAGTACGGCGGCCTCGGCGGCGACCAGCTGATGTACGCGCTCGTCACCGAGGAGCTCGGCCGCGTCTCCGGCGGTATCGGTCTCTCCTACGCCGCACACGTCTCGCTCGGGTCGAAACCCATCGAGATGTTCGGCACCGAAGCGCAGAAGGAGCGGTGGCTCACGCCGCTGGCCTCCGGCGAGGCGATGGCCGCGTGGGCACTCACCGAACCCGGTTCGGGCAGCGACGCCAGCGACATGGATACGATGGCCGTGAAGGACGGCGACGAGTACGTCCTCAACGGCACGAAGCAGTTCATCACGAACGCCTCCGTCGCCGACAGCGTCCTCGTGAAAGCCGTCACCGCCCCCGGCGAAGGCTACGACGGCATCTCGACGTTCATCGTCGACCCCGAGGCGGACGACGGGTTCGAGGTCACCACCGTCTGGGACAAGATGGGGCTGAACTGCTCGCCGACCTGCGAGATATCGCTCGACGACGTGCGGGTCCCCGAGGACCGCCTGCTCGGTGAGGAGGGCGAAGGCTGGAAGCAGACGATGAAGACGCTCGACGGCGGGCGCATCTCCATCGCCGCGCTGTCGACGGGGCTCGCGCAGGGCGCGTACGAAGCCGCAAAACAGTACTCGGGCGAACGCGAGCAGTTCGGCCAGCCCATCTCGAAGTTCGACGCCATCCGCGACAAAGTCGTCGACATGTACCGCAAAACCGAGCGCGCGCGGCTCCTGACGCACAAAGCCGCCGTCCGCTACGACGCGGGCGAGTCGGTGACGACGGAGTCGGCGCTGGCGAAACTCGACGCCAGCGAGGCGGCCCGCGAGGTCGCCGAGGACGCCGTGCAGGTGCTCGGCGGCTACGGTTACACCGAGGATTTCGCCCCCCAGCGGTTCTACCGCGACGCGAAACTGATGGAGATCGGCGAGGGAACGAGCGAGATTCAGCACCTCGTACTCGGCCGGCAACTCGGCCTCTGA
- a CDS encoding RIO1 family regulatory kinase/ATPase domain-containing protein, with protein MELRRLVRGRIDWDRLEGVVRTLAERLDREEVHVRFLDADNWLSTPFVLDDEWFVKVISRQNSLVHAIFTTGRNLGAFSSGTEGFFEHFGTPYQMAEHELEATKRMREIGINAPEPVEALEIDGLGVVVLEYLPEFRSLDELDREREAALAPDLFAALKELHDNGLAHGDLRGENVLILDGELYFIDATSVREDGRDDARSYDIACGLAALEPLIGAQETVDAALSAYSTEDVLAALEFLDFVNIRPDHDFDAAAVKGEIEKRAS; from the coding sequence ATGGAACTTCGCCGTCTGGTCCGCGGCCGAATCGACTGGGACCGTCTCGAAGGGGTCGTCCGCACGCTCGCGGAGCGACTCGACCGAGAGGAGGTCCACGTCCGGTTTCTCGACGCGGACAACTGGCTGTCGACGCCGTTCGTTCTAGACGACGAGTGGTTCGTCAAGGTCATCAGCCGACAGAACTCGCTGGTCCACGCCATCTTCACGACGGGGCGAAATCTCGGCGCGTTTTCGAGCGGTACGGAGGGATTCTTCGAGCATTTCGGGACGCCGTACCAGATGGCCGAACACGAACTGGAAGCGACGAAGCGGATGCGCGAGATCGGTATCAACGCGCCCGAACCCGTCGAAGCGCTCGAAATCGACGGTCTCGGCGTCGTCGTCCTCGAGTATCTCCCCGAGTTTCGGTCGCTCGACGAACTGGACCGCGAGCGGGAGGCTGCGCTCGCCCCGGACCTCTTCGCGGCGCTGAAGGAACTGCACGACAACGGACTCGCTCACGGGGATTTGCGGGGAGAAAACGTGCTCATCCTCGACGGCGAACTCTACTTCATCGACGCGACGAGCGTCCGCGAGGACGGCCGCGACGACGCCCGCTCGTACGACATCGCCTGTGGATTGGCCGCGCTGGAACCGCTCATCGGCGCGCAGGAGACCGTCGACGCCGCGCTCTCGGCGTACTCGACGGAGGACGTGCTCGCGGCGCTGGAGTTTCTGGACTTCGTCAACATCCGCCCGGACCACGACTTCGACGCCGCGGCGGTCAAAGGCGAGATCGAAAAACGCGCGTCGTGA
- a CDS encoding aldehyde dehydrogenase family protein codes for MSQQTGDIRQQYIAGEWTDGEGEETFESTNPATGETLGEFRRGTEADVDRALEAAEEAFDEWRALSHIDRAEYLWDIYHELGERTDELGEIITKECGKEISEGKADVVEAAHMVEWAAGDARHPKGDVVPSEIPSKDAYMRRKPRGVIGCITPWNFPVAIPFWHMAVALVEGNTVVWKPAEQTPWCGQVIAEMFEESGIPDGVFNMVQGFGDAGAAIVDDPRVDTVLFTGSAEVGHEIASKVGGEPGKLVAAEMGGKNNIVITEDADMDTAVHSAVMSSFKTTGQRCVSSERLVVHADVYDEFKERFVDIAEDVAVGDPLSEDTFMGPLIEPEHKEKVSKYNELAKEEGVNVLVDRTELDESEIPDGHEDGNWIGPFVYEADPYDDLRCTHEEVFGPHVALLKYDGDVEEAVDIQNDTEYGLAGAIISENYRQINYFRDHAEVGLAYGNLPCIGAEVHLPFGGVKKSGNGYPSAREIIEAVTERTAWTLNNSYDIQMAQGLSADIKTKDE; via the coding sequence ATGAGCCAACAGACGGGCGACATCCGCCAGCAGTACATCGCCGGAGAGTGGACCGACGGCGAGGGAGAGGAGACGTTCGAGAGCACGAACCCGGCGACGGGCGAGACGCTCGGTGAATTCCGGCGCGGCACCGAGGCGGACGTGGACCGCGCGCTCGAAGCCGCCGAGGAGGCGTTCGACGAGTGGCGCGCGCTCTCGCACATCGACCGCGCGGAGTACCTGTGGGACATCTACCACGAACTGGGCGAGCGCACCGACGAACTCGGGGAGATCATCACGAAGGAGTGCGGGAAGGAGATCTCGGAGGGGAAAGCCGACGTCGTCGAGGCCGCCCACATGGTCGAGTGGGCCGCCGGCGACGCTCGGCACCCGAAAGGCGACGTCGTTCCCTCCGAAATCCCGAGCAAGGACGCCTACATGCGCCGCAAGCCGCGCGGCGTCATCGGCTGTATCACCCCGTGGAACTTCCCCGTCGCCATCCCGTTTTGGCACATGGCCGTCGCGCTCGTCGAGGGGAACACGGTCGTCTGGAAGCCCGCCGAGCAGACGCCGTGGTGCGGCCAGGTCATCGCCGAGATGTTCGAGGAGAGCGGAATTCCCGACGGCGTGTTCAACATGGTGCAGGGCTTCGGCGACGCCGGCGCGGCCATCGTCGATGACCCGCGCGTCGACACCGTCCTCTTCACGGGCAGCGCCGAAGTCGGCCACGAGATCGCCTCGAAGGTCGGCGGCGAACCGGGCAAACTCGTCGCCGCCGAGATGGGCGGCAAGAACAACATCGTCATCACCGAGGATGCGGACATGGACACCGCCGTCCACTCCGCCGTCATGTCGTCGTTCAAGACGACCGGCCAGCGCTGCGTCTCCTCCGAACGCCTCGTCGTCCACGCCGACGTGTACGACGAGTTCAAGGAGCGGTTCGTCGACATCGCCGAAGACGTCGCCGTCGGCGACCCGCTGAGCGAGGACACGTTCATGGGGCCGCTCATCGAACCGGAGCACAAAGAGAAGGTCTCGAAGTACAACGAACTGGCGAAGGAGGAGGGCGTGAACGTCCTCGTCGACCGCACGGAACTCGACGAGTCGGAGATTCCCGACGGCCACGAGGACGGCAACTGGATCGGACCGTTCGTCTACGAGGCGGACCCCTACGACGACCTGCGCTGCACGCACGAGGAAGTGTTCGGTCCCCACGTCGCGCTCCTGAAGTACGACGGTGACGTCGAGGAGGCCGTCGATATTCAGAACGACACCGAGTACGGACTCGCCGGAGCCATCATCTCCGAGAACTACCGCCAGATCAACTACTTCCGCGACCACGCGGAGGTCGGTCTCGCCTACGGCAACCTCCCGTGCATCGGCGCGGAGGTCCACCTGCCGTTCGGCGGCGTCAAGAAGTCCGGCAACGGCTACCCATCGGCCCGCGAGATAATCGAGGCCGTCACCGAGCGCACCGCGTGGACGCTCAACAACTCCTACGACATCCAGATGGCGCAGGGGCTGTCGGCCGACATCAAGACGAAAGACGAGTAG